A window of uncultured Methanobrevibacter sp. genomic DNA:
ATCATCCTTGAAGGATCAATTAGAATAATGAACCATACCGGAACAATAGATTTTCCCAATTTGTTTTACATTTTAGCCATTATAGGAACTTTATATTTATTAAACAATATATTTTCATACTTATTTGAATATTATACCAACAGAGCAGCATCAGACATTATTTATGCCTTAAGAGAAAGGATGGCCAATAAGGTTTTATCACTACCAATGGGTTCCGTTGATGAAAATCACAGAGGATACCTATTGTCACTATTTACAACAGAATTTAGCTTACTAAACACAGCATTTATATCCTCATTTTCAAAACTCACAATTATTCTCATTACGATAATATTCACATTAGCATTTATGATAATCGTTAACATCTGGATGGCCCTAATTGTTGTTCTTGTGGTTTCACTGTCTTCGGGCATTATTTCAATGCTTCTGAAATTTTCCCAAAGATATTTCAATAAACAAATTGCCATCCAGACAGATACCATAGGACAGGTTGAAGAAATATACAACGGGCATGAAGTAATACGCTCATTTAATTATGAAGAGCAGGCATTGGAAGAATTTGTCCACAATGTAAAAGAATGGAATAATCATGAATGGAAATTCAGATTCTTTTCTTCTCTAAATTATCCAATTATGAATTTCAACAATAATTTAGGATTTGTTTTAGTTGCACTTTTTGGAGGAATCCTTGTTGTCCAGGGGACAATGTCAGTTGGTAGAATCCTGACATTCATCGAATATTTAAAGAATTTCGAAGACCCGCTTCAACAGATTACAGAAATGTACCCTCAATTACAGGGAGGAATAGTGGCAATTAACAGAATATTTAACTTTTTAGAGATGGAAGAAGAGGAAAATCCCTCTGACAAGGAATTGAAATCCTTTAATGATGAGATAAGATTTGAAAATGTGAGTTTTGGCTACACTGAAGATGAAAAAATCATTGACAATTTTAATCTGACAGTCAAAAAAGGATAAAAAATAGCCATTATCGGAGAAAACGGAGTGGGAAAAACAACTCTCATTAAATTGCTTATGAGACTTTATGATATCGATTCAGGCAAAATAACAATTGATGGTGTCAACATCAATGAATATGACAAACACTCTTTAAGGTCATTCATTGGAATAGTGTTGCAGGAATCTTGGCTGTTTTCAGACACCATTGAAGAGAACATCCGGT
This region includes:
- a CDS encoding ABC transporter ATP-binding protein — translated: MDPQENKMGFGKIIKTVWKLMRIHRTKFIFSGFCAILSILCNVITPIILGDAINIILEGSIRIMNHTGTIDFPNLFYILAIIGTLYLLNNIFSYLFEYYTNRAASDIIYALRERMANKVLSLPMGSVDENHRGYLLSLFTTEFSLLNTAFISSFSKLTIILITIIFTLAFMIIVNIWMALIVVLVVSLSSGIISMLLKFSQRYFNKQIAIQTDTIGQVEEIYNGHEVIRSFNYEEQALEEFVHNVKEWNNHEWKFRFFSSLNYPIMNFNNNLGFVLVALFGGILVVQGTMSVGRILTFIEYLKNFEDPLQQITEMYPQLQGGIVAINRIFNFLEMEEEENPSDKELKSFNDEIRFENVSFGYTEDEKIIDNFNLTVKKG